CCGACGACGGATCGACTGACGCGTAGACAACGCGTCGTCCGGGAATATTCCATCGACCGCCTTTCAGCTTCGATCCGATCCCGCTGTCCCACGTGCCTCCGTAAACCTCGGGATCCAGCCGCCAGGCATACCAATGTTTGTCCCACGGCAAGGGGTTCATGGGTAAACCCCGTAGATCAGCTGCACCAGATACTGCTCCACCATCTGAAAACCCAATGGATGCAGGGTCAATTCCAGCGGCACTTGGCCGTGAAAATAGGTAGAGGGTTTCTGCATCCAGTCCTCCGCCCGTGGTTGCCCCCCGAAGGCCCGAATGGCCAGCTCCAGCACCAATGCATATTGGTAGGCGATGACGCTCTGCTGTGGGTCAAGCCGTATCGGTTCATCCTCCTTCAGCAGTCGCCGGATCGTTCTGACCGACTTGCCAGTGATGAGTTTGACCACGTCGCCTTGCTGGTAAAGCTCGGAGGTTGAAAGCATGTCGACGACGTCTTTCAACTCAAAGCCTTCATTCGTAAGGTGAACGATCAGCATGGCGTCATCACCGATGTTCCGGCCATGCACGAGCAATTCGACAGGCTTGCCCTCAACCTTCTTCAAACCCGTCAACCGGGGTACCTTTGCACTGGGCAACGCGACGTCCTCCATGGGGCATCTGGCACGATCAGCGCGCCATTGATGGCAGGTGGAATAAGCAGGCGTTTCGTATTCGAGGTGTGCAGTACGCATGATCCATCCATTATCAGATGGCCTGAACGTCCAGGCCGTTTACGACTTCAATGTCACAGCCGATGCTATAGATCACGCTTCCGACGACCAACCTGAAAAAGTCGTCGGAAATATCCCCGTTTTCACGCAAAACCCGCTTGTTTCCGTAGGACGTTCCGGGCGAAAAGTCTTATCCCCCGAAGTGATAACTCACATCCAGCCACCACTGACGCCCGTAAGGGTCGTAGTTGCCGGTCGGGTAATACGGCCAGCCTGCCGAGTCGTCATGTTTGACCTGATTGAGCAGGTTGTTGACGGTCAGCCCGACACTCGCCCGGTCGTTCAAGCGATAGCGCGCACTGGCGTTGAACACCGTCCACGGTGACAGGCGGCCATCGCCCGCGCCGTTGGTGACGGAGCCATATCGGATGCCCATCAGGGTCGCCGTGGCCTTCTGATAATCCCAGGTCAGGCTGGCGTTGACCTTGCTGCGCCAGTCGTAGTTGCTGCGCGAAGTGCGCAAGTCCTGGGTCGGGGCTTCGTCCGATTCCTTGTAGAAATGCGACAGCACCAAGGTGTAGCCAAGCGCCGAACTGAACGCGCCGTACTGGCCCGCACCCCAGCGAATGTTGCTCTTGAAATCGAGACCGCTGACCCGCTCGCTGGCGGCGTTGATCGCATTGACCCGCACCCGCTGCAACTGATTGGGATCGATGGCGGCATTGCCGGGATTACGATCGACGCGTGCCAGGGTGGACTGGCAGTTGGCCGAGTTGATGTCCTGAGTGCCGTTGCGGCATTCGTTCTCTTCCTGCAACAGGCGGTTTTCGTCGACGGTGGTCAGCAGGTCGTCGATTTCCACCCGCCAGAAGTCAGTGGAGAAATCAAAGTTGCGCGACGGCGACCAGACAAACCCGTAGGTCCACGATTTGCCGCGTTCGGATTGCAGATCCGCCGTGCCGCTCTGGGTGTAGTCGACCCGCCCGCGATCACAGGCGCCTTCCACGCCCTGGCTGCAGCCGTAGTAGTCGATCTGCGCCGGGTAGTAGCCGTTGCTGTCGGACTGGTAGATGTAATTCAGGTCCGGCGCACGAAAACTGGTGCCGTAACTGCCGCGCAGCAACAGGCTGGTGATCGGCCGCCACTCCAGGCCGAGGTTGTAGGTTTTCTGCTGCTCGGTGCGGCCGCTGAATTTGTATTGGTCCCAACGCCCCGCCGCTGTCGCCAGCACAGTGTCAGTGACCGGAATGCTGAATTCGCCGCCCGCCGCATAGCGCTTGCGCGAACCGCCAGAGCTTTGCGCCGGGGTCACGCCATAAAAACTGCCATCATTGAGGTGGTCGTCCGGGTCGATGCGGTATTCCTGTTTGCCCGCTTCCAGTACGCCGGCAAATCCGACCGGCCCGGCTGGCAGGTCAAACAGATCGCCATTGACCGAGGCGTTGTAACTGGTGGACACCGACTTGCTACTCTGGGTCAGGTCACCGCGAAACTGCTGCCATTCCTGCGGCGTCAACGGCCGGTCGAGACGCGAAGCATCAGGGGAGAACACCGGGTAACCGCCGCGTGTGCCGAGCTGAGGGCCGAGGTAAAAATCCTGAATCGACGACAGCGGCGTGTAGCGTGTGGTGCGCACGCTTTTGTATTCCGAGCGGTTGGCCGCCAGATCATAGTGCCAGCCGGTGTCGGCGATCTTGTCCGACAGCCCGAGGGTTCCTGTCCATGACGTATCGCGCCACTTGCTGTTGTTACTGGTGCGCCCGCCGATTTCCTCTTCACCGAAACGCCGATACCAACGCTCCAGATTGCCGCTGTTCTGGTTGATGAAGTCTGGCGAAGTAAAGGTCGGGCCGCGGGTGTTGTTCTGGATGTGGTCGAGCCCGTACATCAGGTCAGCGAACACCTGACCGCTGTCGCTGAAATGCCAGGTGCCGCGGGTGTAGCCGTCGTAGTTTTCCTTTTGCGTCTGGATCGTCCAGTAATCGTTGTACATCTGGTCGGTGCGGCAGCGCCCGCCGCTGTTGAACAGCTTGTTGTCGAACGTGTCTTGATAAGCACCGCAGCCTGGTCCCAGGTACCGGTTATTGCTCAGGTCGCGACGGTAACCGACATCCGCCAGCGGCCCGCTCTGCATGAAGCCCCGGTCATCGGCCCAGATCGGATCGCGGTTGGTCAGCTCAAGTCCGAACAAGCCATCGAAGTCCCCCCAACTGCCGCCGCCACTGATCTGCAACCGCTGATTGTCACCGCCACCGCGTTCGCTGGTGCCGCCCTTGAGGTTCACGTCGACGCCATTCATCTTGTCCTTGAGGATGATGTTCACCACCCCGGCAATCGCATCCGAACCGTAGATCGCCGAGGCGCCGCTGCTGAGGATTTCGATGCGGTCGATGATCGCCGAAGGAATGTTCGCCAGGTTGGTGAAGTTGACCTTGCCGTCGTACGGTGTCGGGTAATCGGCGACCCGCCGGCCGTTGATCAGCACCAGCGTGTGGTTGGGGCCAAGCCCGCGCAGGTTGAGTGCGCTGGCGGCCGGTTGCCAGGTGTTGCCGTAGTCTTCGCCCTGGGTCATGCCGGTGTTCTGGGTTTGCGTGGCGAGGGCGTCGTAGACGTTCTTGTAGCCCCGCGCTTCCATTTCTTCGTGGGTGATGACGTTGACCGGGGTCGCACCATCGCTCTGCGCCCGGGCGATACGCGAGCCGGTGACCGTGACCTTTTCCATACGGTAATCGGCGCTGCTGGTGGGCACCACGGCAGCAGCTTTCACGGGCACCGCGCTCGGCGCGTCAGCCTGGCGAATGCTCAAACCCTGAGTACCCTGCTCGACTTGCAGACCGCTGCCGAGCAACGCCTTCTCCACCGCCTGCCGGCCACCCAACGCACCGCGCACTGCATTGCTGCGCTTGCCCTGCACCAGATTCTGGCTGAAGGAAATCGGCACGCCGGTCTGGCGCGAGATGTCCAGCAACACCTCGTCGAGCGCTCCCGGGGCGATGTCGAAAGTGAACACCTGAGTGGCGGCATCTTGCGCCAGAACGGCCGAAGGAACGATGCCCATCGCCAGCGCGGCGGCCAGCGTCAGACGGGTTGATTGTTGTTTGAATGAGAACATCGAGGGGCTTCCCTGTTGAAGGCGTCTGCAGGGAATGAGCAGCGGGCCGGCGCTTTTTATAGGGGGGCGGATAGACCGGGAAGTTATGGTTTTATAACCGCGCTTCGATGCTCACCCAGTACGGGTTGTGCCAGGTCACGCGGATCGGCAGCGAGCGTTCGAGCAACTGCAAGGTGCGGTCGCTGTCGTCCAGCGGATAGAGGCCGCTGAGGCGCAGACCGGCGACTTCGGGGCTGAGGTGCAGAATCCCGCGCCGATAGCTGCGCAGGCTGTCGATGACTTCGCTCAAGGGGCGGTCGCGCACTTCGAGGCGTCCCTGAACCCAGGCGCTTTCCTGTCCCTTGCTGCGTTCCAGAGCGAGGATCTCCCGTTCGTTGAACAACAGGCTTTCGCCGGCCTCCACCACTTGCCGCGCGCCGCCGGCAGTGACCACTTCGACCTGCGAATGCAGCATCACCAGCCGCGTCGAATCCTCTGCGCGCTGCACCAAGAATTTCGTACCGAGGGCGCGCATCCGCCCGTGTTCGGTTTCGACCACAAACGGCCGGGCCGGATTTTTCGCCACATCAACCAGCAACTCACCGCTGCGCAGGGCCAGCAGACGCTCTGCGCTGTCGAATCGCGGCACCACGCGGCTGCGGGCGTTCAGCATCAAGGTGCTGCCATCTTCCAGCGTGAATTCACGTCGCTCGCCTGTTCCGGTCGACAACTCGCCGGCCTCGGGCAACCAGCCATAACGTCGCCCGAGCAGCCCGGCCAGCACCGCGAGGCCGAGCACGCTCAGGCTGCCGCTGATGAATCGACGACGGCTGCTGGAGGGCGCATTCAGGCTGTGCAGCACACTCTCGCGGGGCAACCCGCGCAGGTTCGCATGGCGCAACAGATTCAGTCCGCCGCCCATTTGCTCGATGATCTGCTGATGCCGTGGGTCCGCAGCACGCCAGGCGTCGAACGCTGCGCGCTCTTGCAGGCTGACATCCCCCGACTGCAACAACGCCATCCATTGCGCCGCTTCGTCGATCAGCGTTTCGTCCGGTCTCATGCCTGCATCGCCTGATAGCAACGTTTGAAGGCTTCGACCATGTACTGCTGCACCCGACTGGTGGAGACGCCGAGGCGTTCGCCGATTTCGCTGTAGGTCAGGCCGTCGAGCTGATGGTAGAGAAACGCAGCCTTGGCCTTCGCTGACAAGCCGTTGAGCAAGCGATCCACCGCCAGCAGCGCTTCGATCACCAGTTCCCGTTCCTCCGGCGACGGATGCACTGGCTCCGGCGCCAGCGCCAGGCTTTGCAGATAGGCGCGTTCCAGATCCTGACGGCGCCAGCCTTCGTAGACCAGACGCCGGGCAATTGTGGTCAGCAGTGCGCGAGGTTCGCGAATGGCCAGCGGGTCAGGCAATGCCAGCACCCGCAGAAAGGTTTCCGAAGCAATGTCCTGTGCGCTGTGCGGGCAGCCGAGGGTACGGCTGACTGCGGCGCATAACCATCGGTAGTCCTTTTGGAACATTTGCCCGATGAGTTGGTAATGCGGGTTGTGACTCCCCATGCCTTACTCCCTGAAAACGGGCTCCACCCGCTGCGAAAATCCATGGATACGCCGGGATCGTCCGGCGTTGATCAGGGCTGCGACTGTGCAATAGCGTCGCGGACATTTGAAGTAATAAAAAATCAGGATATGCAAACCATTGAGCATAAGACGCTTTGTCGCCACGGCAACATTGGCTGACACAACGTTGATCTCGATCAGTGGCGCCCGCCACGCCACTCTCTAACCTTGCGCCTCCATCGATAGCCACGGACGGCTCACCGGAGCCTGCGGCTGACCTTTCAAGGAAGAGCAATCATGCGATCACTCAACATCATTCTTCTGTCTTCGGCGTTCAACGGTCTGACCCAACGTGCCTGGCTGGACCTGCGTCAGGCGGGCCATTCACCGAGCGTGGTGCTGTTCACCGATGAAGCCGCCGTGTGCGAACAGATCGAAAACAGCGGCGCCGATCTGGTGATCTGCCCGTTCCTCAAGGACCGCGTTCCCCATGCGCTGTGGAGCAATCCGCAACGTCCGGTGGTGATCATTCACCCCGGCATCGTCGGTGATCGCGGCGCCAGCGCGCTGGACTGGGCGATCATGCGCGAGCTGCCGTCCTGGGGCGTGACCGCCCTGCAAGCGGTGGAAGAAATGGACGCCGGCCCGGTCTGGGCCACCTGCGAATTCAACCTGCCGGCGGGCCTGCGCAAATCCGAGCTGTACAACGGCCGGGTCAGCGACGCGGCGATCCGTTGCATCCGCGAAGTGGTGGAGAAATTCATCGACGGTTTCGTCCCGGTGCCCCTGGATTACACCGATCCCAAAGTTCGCGGCTGCCTGCAACCGAACATGAAACAGGACGACCGCACCTTCAGCTGGCACGACTGCTCGCGTTTCATCAAGCGCTGCATCGATGCAGCGGACGGCCAGCCCGGCGTACTCGCCAGCCTCGCCGGTGGCCAGTATTACGTGTATGACGCGCACCTCGATCAGCGCACCGGCATCCCCGGCGAGATCCTTGCGGTACACGACGATGCGGTGCTGGTGGCCACCGGTGATCACAGTCTGTGGATCGGCTCGCTGCGACGCAAACCGCAACCAGGTGAAGAGACCTTCAAGCGTCCGGCGCGGCATGTGCTGGCCGGGCAATTGGCCGATGTACCGGTGCTGGACTGGTCGATTGCCAACGCACCGTTCAACGACGAGGCCTATCAGCCGATCCGCTATCGGGAATCCGGGCGGGTCGGCGAGCTGACGCTGGAGTTCTACAACGGCGCCATGAGCACCGAGCAGTGCCAACGAATGGTCGAGGCGCTGCGTTGGGCCAAGTCCCGCGACACGCAGGTGCTGCTGGTCAAGGGCGGGCGCGGGAGTTTTTCCAACGGTGTGCATTTGAATGTGATTCAGGCTGCCGAAGATCCGGGCGCAGAAGCGTGGGCCAATATCCAGGCCATCGACGATGTCTGCGCAGAATTGCTCAGTGCACGGCAACTGGTGGTCAGCGGGGTCACCGGCAATGCCGGCGCCGGTGGTGTGATGCTCGCTCTGGCGGCTGACATCGTGTTCGCCCGCGCCGACATCGTGCTCAACCCGCATTACAAAAGCATGGGCCTGTACGGCTCGGAATACTGGACCTACAGCCTGCCCCGCGCCGTCGGCCCGGCCATGGCCGAGCAACTGACCCAAGCCTGCCTGCCGGTCAGCGCTGCTCAGGCGTTGCAACTGGGGATGGTCCAGGAAATCGGTCCGCGTTGCCCGGACGAGTTCTCGCTGTGGCTGCTGCAACGGGCCAATTCGGTGCTGACCGATCCGACGTATGCGGCGGTGCGTGAACGCAAGCTGCGGGTCGATCATGAGTTGATCCGCCAATGCCGCGAAAGCGAGCTGCAAGAGATGCAGGAAGACATGCTCTACAACCGCAATCAGTTTGCCGAGAAGTGCCGCAATTTTGTCTACAAGCGCAAGACTTGCTGCACGCCGGCGCGGTTGGTGGAGGATTGGGCGCGGGTTCGGGAGGCTGAGTTGGCCGGTTGAATCCCGATGCAGGTTCGCGATTGCACGATGACGTGATCGCGAACCTGCACCTACAATGCCGGCACCTCAATCTCCGGCCCGCCCATGGACATCGACCTCGCCCGCACCTTTCTGGAAATCGTCCGCCACGGCAGCCTCGCGGCGGCGGCGGAAAAGCTGTTCGTCACCCAGACCGCCATCACCGCCCGCGTACAAAAACTCGAAAGCCAGCTGGGCAGCACGCTGTTCGTGCGCAACCGCGCCGGTGCGCGGCTGACTGCCAATGGCGAGGCGTTCGTGGTCTACGCCAATCAGCTGGTGCAGACCTGGGAAGCCGCGCGCCGTGACCTGCCGCTGCCCGAAGGCTACGACAACGTGCTGCACATCGGTGGCGAGGTCAGCCTGTGCAACCCGCTGATGCTCAGCTGGGCTGCCGAACTGCGCGAGAAGATCCCCAGCCATGCCCTGCGCATGGACATCCGCGACGGCGAGAACCTGCTGCGTCAACTGGAGCTCGGCGTGCTCGACGCCGCGCTGGTCTATCAGCCGGAATACTGGCCGGGCTTGCAGGTCGAGCAAGTGCTGGAAGAGAAACTGATTCTGGTCCGGACACCCAACCGCCCCGCTCCCTACGTGTACATCGACTGGGGCACCGACTTCCGCCGCCAGCACGATGCCGCATTGCCGGAAAAAGCCAAGGCCGCCCTGAGCTTCAACCTCGGCCCGCTGGCCCTGCAATACATTCTGGAGAACGGCGGCAGCGGCTACTTCCGCACCCGTGTCGTTCGCACCTACCTGGAAAGCGGCGCCCTGGAAGTCGTGACCAAGGCTCCGGAGTTCGGCTATCCGACCTACCTCGTCTATTCCCGCGACCGTGATTCGGCGACCCTGCAACAGGCGTTCGATCTGCTGCGTGAAGTGATCAAGGCCGATGACGACTGGTCGCAGCGCTGGAACCCGTTGAGCTGACGACCGCTATGCACCGGAGCATGGCAGTTGTGACCTCAAGGTAGACCCTGCACAAACGGCGGGATCGGCTAATCTGCCGGGATAACGACAATATCCGCAGGTGACCGCAGTGAGGCAGACCACCGAGGCATTTCGCAGCCGCTACCGCGCGGCGATTCATCCGCTGTACAACCCGTGGCTGCACGGTGCCTTCGTGCTGCTGTTCGGCGTGCTGGCCATCGGCGCTTTCTGGAGCAGCGTGCAGCAGGTGCGTCCGCTGGAATGGCTGGCGGTGCCGCTGACCTTGCTGTTCTTCAACTTCGGTGTGTACGTGGTGCACCGCCACCTCGGGCATCACAAAAAAGCCTTCGCCAAGATGTTCTACGCCCGCCATGCCGGCGACCATCACAGCTTCTTCACTCCCGGCCACATGACTTGGGACAGCGCCCGCGACTGGCGGGTGATCCTTTTTCCAGCGTGGCTGATCGTGGTGCACACGCTGGTGATCACCCTGCCCCTGTGGTGGCTGTTCTCACGGGTCAACGCCAACGTCGCCGGGCTGTTCGGCGGCTGCATGGTGCTGGGTTATTTGACCTATGAGGTCTTTCACGCCTGCGAGCACCTGCCGGAAAAGCATCCGCTGAGCCGTCTGCCGTGGATTCGCCAGATGCGCCGTCTGCACGAGTTGCATC
This genomic window from Pseudomonas kribbensis contains:
- a CDS encoding MbcA/ParS/Xre antitoxin family protein; translation: MEDVALPSAKVPRLTGLKKVEGKPVELLVHGRNIGDDAMLIVHLTNEGFELKDVVDMLSTSELYQQGDVVKLITGKSVRTIRRLLKEDEPIRLDPQQSVIAYQYALVLELAIRAFGGQPRAEDWMQKPSTYFHGQVPLELTLHPLGFQMVEQYLVQLIYGVYP
- a CDS encoding TonB-dependent receptor, whose protein sequence is MFSFKQQSTRLTLAAALAMGIVPSAVLAQDAATQVFTFDIAPGALDEVLLDISRQTGVPISFSQNLVQGKRSNAVRGALGGRQAVEKALLGSGLQVEQGTQGLSIRQADAPSAVPVKAAAVVPTSSADYRMEKVTVTGSRIARAQSDGATPVNVITHEEMEARGYKNVYDALATQTQNTGMTQGEDYGNTWQPAASALNLRGLGPNHTLVLINGRRVADYPTPYDGKVNFTNLANIPSAIIDRIEILSSGASAIYGSDAIAGVVNIILKDKMNGVDVNLKGGTSERGGGDNQRLQISGGGSWGDFDGLFGLELTNRDPIWADDRGFMQSGPLADVGYRRDLSNNRYLGPGCGAYQDTFDNKLFNSGGRCRTDQMYNDYWTIQTQKENYDGYTRGTWHFSDSGQVFADLMYGLDHIQNNTRGPTFTSPDFINQNSGNLERWYRRFGEEEIGGRTSNNSKWRDTSWTGTLGLSDKIADTGWHYDLAANRSEYKSVRTTRYTPLSSIQDFYLGPQLGTRGGYPVFSPDASRLDRPLTPQEWQQFRGDLTQSSKSVSTSYNASVNGDLFDLPAGPVGFAGVLEAGKQEYRIDPDDHLNDGSFYGVTPAQSSGGSRKRYAAGGEFSIPVTDTVLATAAGRWDQYKFSGRTEQQKTYNLGLEWRPITSLLLRGSYGTSFRAPDLNYIYQSDSNGYYPAQIDYYGCSQGVEGACDRGRVDYTQSGTADLQSERGKSWTYGFVWSPSRNFDFSTDFWRVEIDDLLTTVDENRLLQEENECRNGTQDINSANCQSTLARVDRNPGNAAIDPNQLQRVRVNAINAASERVSGLDFKSNIRWGAGQYGAFSSALGYTLVLSHFYKESDEAPTQDLRTSRSNYDWRSKVNASLTWDYQKATATLMGIRYGSVTNGAGDGRLSPWTVFNASARYRLNDRASVGLTVNNLLNQVKHDDSAGWPYYPTGNYDPYGRQWWLDVSYHFGG
- a CDS encoding FecR domain-containing protein → MRPDETLIDEAAQWMALLQSGDVSLQERAAFDAWRAADPRHQQIIEQMGGGLNLLRHANLRGLPRESVLHSLNAPSSSRRRFISGSLSVLGLAVLAGLLGRRYGWLPEAGELSTGTGERREFTLEDGSTLMLNARSRVVPRFDSAERLLALRSGELLVDVAKNPARPFVVETEHGRMRALGTKFLVQRAEDSTRLVMLHSQVEVVTAGGARQVVEAGESLLFNEREILALERSKGQESAWVQGRLEVRDRPLSEVIDSLRSYRRGILHLSPEVAGLRLSGLYPLDDSDRTLQLLERSLPIRVTWHNPYWVSIEARL
- a CDS encoding sigma-70 family RNA polymerase sigma factor; the protein is MGSHNPHYQLIGQMFQKDYRWLCAAVSRTLGCPHSAQDIASETFLRVLALPDPLAIREPRALLTTIARRLVYEGWRRQDLERAYLQSLALAPEPVHPSPEERELVIEALLAVDRLLNGLSAKAKAAFLYHQLDGLTYSEIGERLGVSTSRVQQYMVEAFKRCYQAMQA
- a CDS encoding hydrogenase maturation protein codes for the protein MRSLNIILLSSAFNGLTQRAWLDLRQAGHSPSVVLFTDEAAVCEQIENSGADLVICPFLKDRVPHALWSNPQRPVVIIHPGIVGDRGASALDWAIMRELPSWGVTALQAVEEMDAGPVWATCEFNLPAGLRKSELYNGRVSDAAIRCIREVVEKFIDGFVPVPLDYTDPKVRGCLQPNMKQDDRTFSWHDCSRFIKRCIDAADGQPGVLASLAGGQYYVYDAHLDQRTGIPGEILAVHDDAVLVATGDHSLWIGSLRRKPQPGEETFKRPARHVLAGQLADVPVLDWSIANAPFNDEAYQPIRYRESGRVGELTLEFYNGAMSTEQCQRMVEALRWAKSRDTQVLLVKGGRGSFSNGVHLNVIQAAEDPGAEAWANIQAIDDVCAELLSARQLVVSGVTGNAGAGGVMLALAADIVFARADIVLNPHYKSMGLYGSEYWTYSLPRAVGPAMAEQLTQACLPVSAAQALQLGMVQEIGPRCPDEFSLWLLQRANSVLTDPTYAAVRERKLRVDHELIRQCRESELQEMQEDMLYNRNQFAEKCRNFVYKRKTCCTPARLVEDWARVREAELAG
- a CDS encoding LysR family transcriptional regulator; amino-acid sequence: MDIDLARTFLEIVRHGSLAAAAEKLFVTQTAITARVQKLESQLGSTLFVRNRAGARLTANGEAFVVYANQLVQTWEAARRDLPLPEGYDNVLHIGGEVSLCNPLMLSWAAELREKIPSHALRMDIRDGENLLRQLELGVLDAALVYQPEYWPGLQVEQVLEEKLILVRTPNRPAPYVYIDWGTDFRRQHDAALPEKAKAALSFNLGPLALQYILENGGSGYFRTRVVRTYLESGALEVVTKAPEFGYPTYLVYSRDRDSATLQQAFDLLREVIKADDDWSQRWNPLS